The Lagopus muta isolate bLagMut1 chromosome 8, bLagMut1 primary, whole genome shotgun sequence genome contains a region encoding:
- the LOC125697169 gene encoding serine/threonine-protein kinase 36-like isoform X2 yields the protein MERYHVLEVIGEGSFGRVYKGRRRCSAQVVALKFIPKVGRSEKELKNLQREIEIMRGLHHPNIIQMLDSFETDKEVVVVTDYAEGELFQILEDDGSLPEDQVQTIAAQLVSALYYLHSHRILHRDMKPQNILLGKDGIIKLCDFGFARAMSIHTMVLTSIKGTPLYMSPELVEERPYDHTADLWSVGCILYELFMGTPPFYTSSIFQLVSLIVKDPVKWPKAISPAFKSFLQGLLMKDPRQRLSWPELLSHPFVAGRVTVIDDTEEHGISNPFTTKLSPELQALKEQQAHSLAPRSGQSRILRKARQKMAEEAQKKGQLKANTTSMKDSGKGRTRLKPRAAFEKAALEEEELPASFKEKNSGVLQGKNSMAEWQLEAPIPSPREHSITQDYEREFPQPEALQLGVGRAELQGRQSIEAVDLESEELESDEEWQHLIEATEPLAMQLSTPLSLLRDPAFRHRVQARLAESAQQVLEGMLEGASHLRPVLRVVGNLLATHCDSELLNLFCQELNVPLSLLHLAKQMLESGSTKQPWCITVLTDLIMVTTVYFSSECSLEESGQDSLQTFQESANHFLALLPNLLAETADSEMRLCQQSLLCFTLLCESLDVMCPSISVPFYASLREENEPLLDRLLQGLISEQPALQGAAMEAKSAHDQRRCMADLFTAALAAACSIPLARNSCWEAKQQVAQEIAGKLMNGECQQLGKLLGKLEHPNCSLNVLKILYTGCYASPSLCQHLGKSQQVWDFLMQLSKGKVPMAEVTQRVACEASLYLLTLLTLQPQASPSRLEEVVTLALDLLTQSPVISVVGAAAFLLTQLDQRGVPVALGGKEILTAVTNALMEPAELHFSLPMGAGLYDGIIFLLLKLLAQEDVAVEQSFSASELWSVVWRCVPAVLCMGGSGAALEGNSPEAGPPVAEPDWSLLSPQGTLLFLSLALFIFTRETHRCLPQLTQSHGVLMMMLKTLLSPRFLACLAQTQARENGEAELIPAVVMQACQLLCFPFALDVDEDTIALVIEAVRDSQIPPQLLQVCCHHLPLSDTELPMSLLCRLVVSDEQVTDQIAREAAASEHITAYLSTVLFSGSLTLTTDLLSLLTHVARTCPEHLPFLQRILGGSDMTYHALTHLLSHQEHPIRAKTCNLLGNLLRHSHGFPQVLQNQPGLLESLLVCLADEDEAVRKAASFAVGNAAYHESSPAGTLGKAVPRLTQLLSDQQAKTRCNAASALGNLGRRSAELGELLVESGTPRILLEVACWDPQASVREEALMALCAVSQHPGIQQVLLSLRASDQLAALAGSDSWPTVGGSPRPSSARHCQKLIRLLTPLQST from the exons ATGGAGAGGTACCACGTGCTGGAGGTGATCGGAGAAGGTTCCTTCGGACGAGTGTACAAGGGGCGGCGGAGGTGCAGCGCCCAG GTGGTGGCTCTGAAATTCATCCCCAAGGTGGGGCGGTCTGAGAAGGAGCTGAAGAACCTGCAGCGGGAAATTGAGATTATGAGAGGCCTCCATCACCCTAACATCATCCAGATGCTCGACAGCTTTGAGACTGACAAAGAG gtggtggtggtgactGACTATGCAGAGGGGGAGCTATTCCAGATCCTGGAGGACGATGGGAGTTTGCCCGAGGACCAG GTGCAGACCATCGCTGCCCAGCTGGTCTCTGCTCTCTATTACCTGCACTCCCACCGTATCTTGCACCGTGACATGAAACCCCAGAACATCCTCCTGGGCAAAGACGGCATCATCAAGCTCTGTGACTTTGG GTTTGCACGTGCTATGAGCATCCACACCATGGTGCTGACTTCCATCAAGGGCACTCCGCTGTACATGTCCCCTGAGTTGGTGGAGGAGCGGCCGTATGACCACACAGCAGACTTATGGTCTGTGGGCTGCATCCTGTATGAGCTGTTCATGGGCACACCTCCCTTCTATACCAGCAGCATCTTCCAGCTTGTCAGCCTCATTGTCAAGGACCCTGTCAAATGGCCTAAGGCCATAAGCCCGGCCTTCAAG AGCTTCCTGCAGGGACTGCTAATGAAGGATCCCCGCCAGCGCCTGTCGTGGCCGGAACTGCTGTCCCATCCCTTTGTTGCTGGACGGGTTACTG TGATTGATGACACGGAAGAGCATGGGATCTCAAACCCCTTCACCACCAAGCTGTCCCCAGAGCTACAGGCCCTGAAGGAGCAGCAAGCCCATTCCCTGGCCCCTAGGAGTGGCCAGTCCAGGATCCTGAGAAAGGCTCGGCAGAAGATGGCTGAGGAGGCACAGAAAAAG GGGCAGCTGAAGGCAAATACTACATCTATGAAGGACTCTGGCAAAGGACGTACCAGACTTAAACCCAGAGCAGCTTTTGAAAAGGCAGCCCTTGAGGAGGAGGAGCTACCAGCATCCTTCAAAGAGAAGAATTCAGGTGTCCTGCAAGGAAAGAACAGCATGGCAGAGTGGCAACTGGAGGCGCCTATTCCAAGCCCACG GGAGCACAGCATCACACAAGATTATGAGCGGGAGTTTCCCCAGccagaagcactgcagcttggtgttggcagagcagagctgcaaggcAGACAAAGCATCGAGGCTGTGGACCTGGAGAGCGAG GAGCTGGAGAGTGATGAGGAGTGGCAACACCTGATCGAGGCCACGGAGCCCTTGGCCATGCAGCTGAGCACGCCTCTGAGCCTCCTGAGGGACCCAGCCTTCCGGCATCGTGTCCAAGCCCGGCTTGCAGAATCTGCTCAGCAA GTGCTGGAAGGGATGCTTGAGGGAGCATCCCATCTCCGTCCCGTACTTCGTGTTGTGGGAAATCTTCTGGCTACCCACTGTGACTCTGAGCTGCTGAACCTCTTTTGCCAAGAGCTGAATGTGCCATTGTCCCTGCTGCATCTGGCCAAGCAGATGCTGGAGAGTGGCAGCACTAAGCAG ccctggtgtATCACAGTGCTGACAGACCTCATCATGGTGACCACAGTTTACTTCAGCAGTGAATGCAGCCTAGAGGAGAGTGGACAGGACAG CCTACAGACTTTCCAGGAGAGTGCCAACCACTTCCTAGCCCTGCTGCCAAATCTGCTGGCCGAGACAGCTGACAGTGAGATGAGACTCTGCCAGCAAAGCCTCCTG TGCTTTACCCTGCTCTGTGAGAGCCTGGATGTGATGTGCCCCTCTATCTCTGTCCCCTTCTATGCCAGCCTGCGAGAGGAGAATGAGCCCCTGCTGGACAGACTCCTTCAGGGATTgatctctgagcaacctgctctgcAAG GTGCAGCAATGGAGGCCAAATCAGCTCATGACCAGAGACGATGCATGGCAGACCTTTTTACAGCTGCActggcagctgcctgcagcatcccTCTGGCACGGAACAGCTGTTGGGAAGCCAAGCAGCAG GTTGCTCAGGAGATAGCTGGAAAGCTTATGAATGGAGAGTGCCAGCAGCTTGGGAAGTTGCTGGGGAAGCTGGAGCACCCAAATTGCTCCTTGAATGTTCTGAAG ATCCTCTACACTGGCTGCTATGCCAGCCCGAgtctgtgccagcacctgggGAAGAGCCAGCAAGTATGGGACTTCCTCATGCAGCTCTCAAAGGGCAAG GTCCCCATGGCGGAGGTGACTCAAAGGGTGGCCTGTGAGGCCTCCCTATACCTGCTGACCCTGCTtaccctgcagccccaggccTCTCCTTCCAG GCTTGAGGAGGTGGTTACCCTGGCCCTGGATCTGCTCACTCAGTCTCCTGTCATATCTGTTGTG GGTGCTGCAGCATTCCTCCTGACACAGCTTGATCAGCGTGGGGTGCCTGTTGCacttggaggaaaagaaatcttaacAGCAGTGACAAACGCACTGATGGAGCCTGCTGAG TTGCATTTCTCCCTGCCTATGGGTGCTGGTCTCTACGATGGGatcattttcctcctgttgaAGCTGCTTGCACAG GAGGATGTAGCTGTGGAACAGAGCTTTTCTGCCTCAGAGTTGTGGAGCGTGGTGTGGCGTTgtgttcctgcagtgctttgcatgGGTGGCAGTGGAGCAGCACTGGAGGGAAACAGCCCAGAGGCAGGGCCCCCTGTGGCAGAGCCAGACTGGAGCCTTCTCTCACCTCAAG GCACACTGCTTTTCTTAAGCCTGGCCCTCTTCATCTTCACTCGTGAGACCCACCGGTGCCTGCCTCAGCTCACCCAGTCCCATGGTGTCCTCATGATGATGCTGAAGACACTGCTGTCTCCTCGCTTCCTGGCGTGTCTGGCACAGAC GCAAGCAAGGGAGAATGGAGAGGCTGAGCTCATCCCAGCTGTAGTGATGCAGGCCTGCCAGctcctctgttttccttttgccctGGATGTGGATGAAGACACCATAGCATTAGTCATCGAGGCAGTGAGAGACTCCCAGATTCCTCCCCAGCTACTGCAG GTCTGCTGTCACCATCTGCCTTTGTCAGACACTGAGCTCCCCATGAGCCTCCTATGCCGCCTTGTTGTGTCCGATGAGCAGGTCACAGACCAAATAGCAAGGGAGGCTGCTGCCTCAGAGCACATCACTGCCTACTTGAGTACTGTCCTGTTTTCAGGCAGCCTCACGCTCACAACTGACCTGCTGTCTCTCTTGACTCACGTGGCTCGGACCTGTCCAGAGCACCTGCCCTTCCTCCAGAGGATTTTAGGGGGTTCAGACATGACCTACCACGCACTGACCCACCTACTCAGCCACCAGGAACACCCCATACGGGCCAAAACCTGCAATctgctgggcaacctgctccgCCATAGCCATGGCTTTCCCCAGGTGTTGCAGAACCAGCCTGGCTTACTGGAGAGCCTGCTGGTGTGTCTGGCTGATGAGGATGAGGCTGTGCGCAAGGCAGCCAGCTTTGCAGTGGGTAATGCTGCTTATCACGAGTCCTCCCCAGCCGGGACTCTGGGCAAGGCCGTGCCCAGGCTGACGCAGCTGCTGAGCGATCAGCAGGCCAAGACACGCTGCAATGCAGCCTCAGCCCTTGGCAATTTGGGCCGGCGCTCGGCAGAGCTCGGGGAGTTGCTTGTGGAGAGTGGGACGCCACGCATCCTCCTGGAGGTGGCCTGCTGGGATCCCCAGGCCAGTGTGCGGGAGGAAGCACTTATGGCTCTGTGCGCTGTCAGCCAGCACCCTGGGATACAACAG GTGTTGCTCTCCCTCAGGGCCAGTGACCAGCTGGCTGCGCTAGCCGGCAGTGACTCCTGGCCCACGGTTGGGGGCAGCCCCCGGCCTTCATCTGCACGCCACTGCCAGAAGCTCATCCGCCTCCTCACACCCCTGCAGAGCACCTGA